AGCGCCATCGATCGAACACTGCACAACAAACCTTCTTTTGATGCTGCAATGAAGATTCAGCCTCAGCTGGAATCAATGATCAGAAATATCACAGAAATTGAACCGGACTATATCGTTGAGGGAGACAAAATATTGCCGGAACTTGCAAGCAGGCTTTCAAAAGAATATCCGAACCAAATTATTTCTTGTTTTCTCGGTTATGCGTCCGCCGACCCTTCAATCAAAATGGAAGAGATAAAACAAAATCCTGGTCCCATAAATAATTGGACAAAGAACTCATCGAACGAGGAGCTTATGCAATTAATTGCAGAAATGACCGATTATAGCGCCTTTATAAAAAAAGAATGCAATAAATATGATATTCCGTACTTTGATGTATCGAATAATTTCTCAAAGAACATAGACTTGGCTTTTCAATATTTATCCATTAACAAATCCACATGAGCGAACAAATATATCCCGAACCGACATGCGGCGCGCTGATCTTTAATCCAAAAGGACAGATATTTTTGATGAGATCCTATAAGTGGAAAGATAAATATGTCATTCCCGGAGGCCACATCGAACTGGGAGAAAAAATGCCGGACACAGTGAAAAGAGAGGTCAAGGAGGAAACCGGAATGGATATACGCGACATAGAATTTATCTGCTTCCAGGAGTTTATTTTCGGTGATGAGTGCTGGAAAAAGAAACACTTTATTTTCTTTGATTTTGCCTGCGAAACAGATTCTGCAGAGGTCACGCTTAACTCCGAAGGGCAAGAGTTTATCTGGACCGGTTTGCAGGAGGCCCTGAAACTGCCAGTGGAACCATACACAATGCATGTTATCAAAGAATACATGAAACTTCGCGTGAAATGATCATTTTGCCAAAACAAAAACCTGCATAATCTGTTCGTTCAGAGTTCTGCAGGCAACTGATTCTTTTATGTTCTACTCCTTAGGGGCGGCATGTAGGTCACAACTATCAATGCGACCGCCGGAATGATCTCAGAGATCACTTTATATCGTTTTATGTGATCAAATTGGATCAAACCCGCAATCACAGGCAAAGCCACTGCCGCCACGATCATAAAGCCGACAAGTCTTAACATATTTTCTTTAGACGTTCCATACAACTTCATATTTCAATCCTCCGGATTTCATTCGCTTTGTTCGTTTCACGCAAATAAAATCACGCAAAATGTATTTATATTATATCATAAATATAATCACGTGTCAATAAGGGCTTAATTCAACTTTTGCTCTTGCCAAAAAGAAAAGCCCGTGCTAACATAAAAACACTTAGATATATGGCGTATATGACATACTTTATACGTCCAAAGGTCCATGTATATCTGTTTTTATTGTGTTCGGTGAACTTTTAATCAATCAAATTTAATCAAAGAAAAATGACAAATTACGAAGTCTTGTACATTCTGCCCTCAAGCCTCACAAGCAAGGAAATTGCCGATAATTTCAAGGATATAAGAGAGAATATCGAAAAATTGGGCGCTAAAATGCTTGTAACTCTCGTTGACCACCCATTCCTCGTAAAAGCGGAAGCTTCAAGAGAGGAAGAAACCGAGGAATTGAAAGGCCTCACTATAGTAAAAAAGAAACTTGCTTATCCCATCAAAAAGAATAAGATCGGTTTCTATTGCCTTATTAATTTCAGTATCGAGGGAGCGGACGTTCATAAGATCGACAGATATCTCGCTCTCAACAACACCGTCCTTAGATACATCATCGTCCAAGCTGATCCTATGACCGTGGATGAGCTCGCCCTGCTTCATAAACTGTTCGCAAGAAAAAGAGCCGAGCAGGAAAAAGAAGAAAAGGACAGAGAGAAAGAAGAAAGAGAAGCCAGAGAAGAAAAGAAGGAAGCAAGGATCGAAAAACCGGTGTTTAAAGAAATGAAGAAAGAAGAAGCAAAGGAAGAAGTCAAAGAAGAAGCTGCTCCGAAAGAAGAAAAGAAGGAAGAAAAAGAAGAAGTTGAGGCCAAAAAAGAGAAGGAAAAGAAAGAAGTGAAGAAAGAAAAAGAAGAAGAGAAAGCTCCCAAGAAGGAAAAGAAAGAAGTGAAGAAAGAAAAGACAGCTCCTAAGGAGGAAAAGTCCGAAGAGTCCGAAGAAGAACCTAAAGAAGAGAAAAAGAAAGACAGCGGAAAGAGGAAAAAGAAGATCAAGCTGGAAGACCTTGAAGACAAGCTTGATGAGATCCTCGAAGATACGATGATATAAACGGCAGATACGGTATTTATATCATATATGATCTATAGCAACGCTTTCATCATTTTGTTATAGAATTGTATTATTCACATTACTGCATCGCTGCATTATCCTGTTGCCGAAAGGCGATGCGATAATGATCGACAGCAACGGAGCAATACAACAGTT
This genomic window from Candidatus Paceibacterota bacterium contains:
- a CDS encoding NUDIX domain-containing protein, coding for MSEQIYPEPTCGALIFNPKGQIFLMRSYKWKDKYVIPGGHIELGEKMPDTVKREVKEETGMDIRDIEFICFQEFIFGDECWKKKHFIFFDFACETDSAEVTLNSEGQEFIWTGLQEALKLPVEPYTMHVIKEYMKLRVK
- the rpsF gene encoding 30S ribosomal protein S6; translated protein: MTNYEVLYILPSSLTSKEIADNFKDIRENIEKLGAKMLVTLVDHPFLVKAEASREEETEELKGLTIVKKKLAYPIKKNKIGFYCLINFSIEGADVHKIDRYLALNNTVLRYIIVQADPMTVDELALLHKLFARKRAEQEKEEKDREKEEREAREEKKEARIEKPVFKEMKKEEAKEEVKEEAAPKEEKKEEKEEVEAKKEKEKKEVKKEKEEEKAPKKEKKEVKKEKTAPKEEKSEESEEEPKEEKKKDSGKRKKKIKLEDLEDKLDEILEDTMI